One region of Collinsella aerofaciens ATCC 25986 genomic DNA includes:
- the dpaL gene encoding diaminopropionate ammonia-lyase: MADKIQWASNTMPKSDDKHLGIMSLDHVKKARAFHQSFPQYTVTPLARLDGQAARLGLSNLCVKDESYRFGLNAFKVLGGSFAMANYIADETGKDVAECTFDYLTSDQLAKDFGQATFFTATDGNHGRGVAWAANKLGQKAVVHMPKGSTKPRFDNIAAEGATVTIEEVNYDECVRMAAAEADACERGVIVQDTAWEGYEKIPSWIMEGYGTMASEAAEQLREMAINRPTHVFVQAGVGSLAGAVVGYFTNLYPDNPPTFVVAECAPAACLYKGAAAGDGDPRIVDGDMPSIMAGLCCGEPNILGWDILRNHVTAFVSCPDWVTARGMRTLGAPEKGDPRVISGESGAVTTGLVETLMLDPEYAELKELIGLDKTSSVLCFSTEGDTDPDQYRRIVWEGEYPTC, translated from the coding sequence ATGGCCGATAAGATCCAGTGGGCGAGCAACACGATGCCCAAGAGCGATGACAAGCACTTGGGAATCATGAGCCTCGACCACGTGAAGAAGGCCCGCGCCTTCCACCAGTCGTTCCCCCAATATACCGTCACTCCGCTTGCCCGCCTGGACGGCCAGGCTGCGCGCCTGGGCCTGTCCAACCTGTGCGTTAAGGACGAGAGCTATCGCTTTGGCCTCAACGCCTTTAAGGTTCTGGGCGGTTCGTTTGCCATGGCCAACTACATTGCCGACGAGACCGGCAAGGACGTTGCCGAGTGCACCTTCGATTACCTGACCTCCGATCAACTTGCCAAGGACTTTGGCCAGGCCACCTTCTTTACCGCCACCGACGGCAACCATGGCCGCGGCGTGGCATGGGCTGCCAACAAGCTGGGCCAGAAGGCCGTCGTTCACATGCCCAAGGGTTCCACTAAGCCCCGCTTCGATAACATCGCCGCCGAGGGCGCAACGGTGACCATCGAAGAGGTCAACTACGACGAGTGCGTGCGCATGGCCGCTGCCGAGGCCGACGCCTGCGAGCGCGGCGTCATCGTTCAGGACACCGCCTGGGAGGGCTACGAGAAGATCCCGTCCTGGATCATGGAGGGTTACGGCACCATGGCTTCCGAGGCTGCCGAGCAGCTGCGCGAGATGGCCATCAACCGCCCGACGCACGTGTTTGTCCAGGCTGGCGTGGGTTCGCTCGCCGGCGCCGTGGTGGGCTACTTCACCAACCTGTATCCCGATAACCCGCCCACCTTCGTCGTGGCTGAGTGCGCGCCTGCCGCCTGTCTGTACAAGGGCGCTGCCGCCGGCGACGGCGATCCGCGCATCGTGGACGGCGACATGCCCTCCATCATGGCCGGTCTGTGCTGCGGCGAGCCCAACATTCTGGGCTGGGATATCCTGCGCAACCACGTCACCGCCTTCGTGTCCTGCCCCGACTGGGTCACCGCTCGCGGCATGCGCACCCTGGGCGCTCCCGAGAAGGGCGACCCGCGCGTCATCTCCGGCGAGTCCGGCGCTGTGACCACCGGCCTGGTCGAGACCCTCATGCTCGATCCCGAGTACGCCGAGCTCAAGGAACTCATCGGCCTGGACAAGACGAGCTCCGTGCTCTGCTTCTCCACCGAGGGCGACACCGATCCCGACCAGTATCGCCGCATTGTTTGGGAAGGCGAATATCCCACTTGCTAA
- a CDS encoding DUF262 and DUF1524 domain-containing protein — protein sequence MKATEANLLDLMGVAKMQFVIPVYQRVYSWSVKECEVLWDDVMRAGRDGVSHFVGSMLYIPESESSATSISRVLLIDGQQRMTTFSLMIAALADYLESNPDKAGFLGDLKISALRKNYLFNDDDYNGLARYKLVLSQDDKETLFSIVSGAPVPDEKSDRIVENHAFFREKMRGKSFDPARLWAGLNRVQVIDTKLTAGVDNAQLIFESMNSKGKPLTPIDLIRNYVLMSLPNDEQTKLYEGYWHPLECLFGKGGEDEFNAFIWYWLWLKVPNRMPKENEAYYEFKRYFADDYDGDTEGLLKELRGYAHRYASLFLGKEKDDGLRRVFGRIVSLDVKQIRPLLMLLYSVYEGNGLDRNAFLRICETIESFLFRRAVCGRLTTGLNNFFAGMYRNLEQQDDIEEYVTAMLLIHSSGMTAYFPTDEHFVEEFKARDCYNRFSKKRYYLERMENWHHPKESISADDYQIEHIMPQTIDDEHGWKESLGENWEDVHDRLCNNLGNLTLTGYNQEYSNRSFSDKLNLPDVGFKCSPLYLNKSIVSHEKWGEEEIGQRADELAKEACEIWKYPDLPADVVDKYRPSRGEPDEAPVWTLHENHPTFAEGGLNQKLFDEVRESVLSGNPSWESYIAKYYVGFRSGKRKLHAVLEGRTSNGGWIAVGLAKSVDDLIDPEDMCQDKRTQGGFGPGLPTYVALRNADDIPAVLDLIKQC from the coding sequence ATGAAAGCAACCGAGGCGAATCTGCTCGACCTTATGGGCGTGGCGAAGATGCAGTTTGTCATTCCCGTGTACCAGCGAGTTTACTCGTGGAGTGTAAAAGAGTGCGAGGTGCTTTGGGATGACGTCATGCGAGCGGGTCGTGATGGCGTATCGCACTTCGTGGGGTCAATGCTTTATATCCCCGAGTCCGAGAGCTCTGCCACGAGCATTTCGCGCGTGCTTCTGATTGACGGACAGCAGCGCATGACGACGTTTTCGTTGATGATTGCAGCTTTGGCTGACTATTTGGAGAGCAACCCCGACAAGGCTGGCTTCCTTGGCGACCTCAAAATCTCGGCGCTGAGGAAAAATTACCTCTTTAACGATGACGACTACAACGGTCTGGCACGCTACAAGCTGGTGCTCTCGCAGGACGATAAAGAGACGCTGTTCTCCATCGTGTCTGGGGCTCCCGTGCCAGATGAAAAATCGGATCGGATTGTCGAGAACCATGCGTTCTTCCGCGAGAAGATGCGTGGTAAATCATTTGACCCGGCAAGGCTTTGGGCGGGGCTAAACCGCGTGCAGGTCATCGACACTAAGCTCACCGCTGGCGTTGATAATGCCCAGCTCATATTTGAGTCCATGAACTCCAAGGGCAAGCCGCTCACGCCCATTGACCTCATCCGTAACTACGTTCTAATGTCGCTTCCCAACGACGAACAGACCAAGCTTTATGAGGGTTATTGGCATCCACTCGAGTGCTTGTTCGGAAAAGGCGGCGAGGACGAGTTCAATGCATTTATCTGGTACTGGCTGTGGCTTAAAGTTCCCAATAGGATGCCGAAGGAGAACGAGGCCTACTACGAGTTTAAGCGCTATTTCGCCGACGACTACGATGGTGACACCGAGGGCCTGCTTAAGGAGCTGCGCGGGTATGCACATAGATACGCCAGTCTGTTCCTTGGTAAGGAGAAGGACGACGGACTGCGCCGAGTGTTCGGCAGAATCGTAAGCCTCGACGTGAAGCAGATAAGGCCCCTCTTAATGTTGCTTTATTCGGTTTACGAGGGGAATGGACTAGACCGCAATGCGTTTTTACGTATCTGCGAGACTATCGAGTCGTTTCTGTTCAGGCGAGCGGTTTGCGGCAGACTTACCACGGGCCTAAATAATTTCTTTGCCGGCATGTATCGCAATCTCGAGCAGCAGGACGATATCGAGGAGTACGTTACGGCGATGCTCCTTATCCACAGCAGCGGTATGACCGCATACTTTCCGACAGACGAGCATTTTGTCGAGGAGTTTAAGGCGCGTGACTGCTACAACCGCTTCTCTAAAAAGCGCTATTACCTGGAACGCATGGAGAACTGGCACCACCCGAAGGAGTCCATCTCAGCCGACGATTACCAGATCGAGCACATCATGCCCCAGACGATTGATGATGAGCACGGCTGGAAGGAATCGCTTGGTGAGAACTGGGAAGACGTCCACGACAGGCTGTGCAACAACTTGGGAAATCTTACGCTGACGGGCTACAACCAGGAGTACTCAAACCGGTCGTTCTCGGACAAGCTCAATCTGCCTGACGTCGGATTTAAGTGCAGCCCGCTCTACCTAAACAAATCGATTGTCTCGCATGAAAAATGGGGTGAGGAAGAGATTGGGCAGCGCGCGGACGAGCTGGCGAAAGAAGCGTGCGAGATATGGAAGTATCCCGACCTTCCGGCAGACGTCGTCGACAAGTACCGTCCTTCTCGTGGGGAGCCTGACGAGGCTCCTGTCTGGACTCTGCATGAGAACCACCCCACCTTTGCCGAAGGTGGGCTCAACCAGAAGCTTTTCGATGAGGTGCGCGAGTCCGTTCTGAGTGGTAACCCTTCGTGGGAGTCCTACATAGCCAAGTACTATGTAGGCTTCAGGTCGGGCAAGCGAAAACTGCATGCCGTGTTAGAAGGTAGGACCAGCAACGGTGGCTGGATTGCCGTCGGCCTGGCAAAGAGCGTGGATGACCTAATTGATCCAGAGGACATGTGCCAGGACAAACGTACGCAGGGTGGATTTGGCCCAGGCCTACCGACCTATGTTGCTCTTCGTAATGCCGATGACATTCCCGCGGTGCTCGATCTTATAAAGCAGTGCTAG
- a CDS encoding helix-turn-helix transcriptional regulator, with product MTPAQIEFYKRLAHGLALQFGPNCEIVVHDLETDDVDHSIVVIENGHVSGRKLGDGPSHIVFESMHEGATDVHDREPYLTKTTDGKLLKSSTIFIRNDEGKPVGILGINFDITLMKAFERSLDAFTGTGGTGYTEPEPITKNIGDLLEDLLHECEQFVGKPAALMTKDERIRAIGYLDRRGAFLISKSSERACEFFGISKYSFYSYLNEAKAAAGDK from the coding sequence ATGACCCCCGCACAGATTGAGTTTTATAAGCGCCTTGCACACGGCCTGGCGCTCCAATTTGGCCCCAACTGCGAAATCGTCGTCCACGATCTGGAGACCGATGACGTGGACCACTCCATCGTAGTGATTGAAAACGGCCACGTCAGCGGGCGCAAACTGGGTGACGGCCCCAGCCATATCGTGTTTGAGTCCATGCACGAGGGCGCCACCGATGTACACGACCGCGAGCCGTACCTCACTAAAACCACCGACGGTAAGCTGCTCAAATCGTCGACGATCTTTATCCGCAACGACGAGGGCAAGCCCGTCGGCATTTTGGGCATCAACTTTGACATTACGCTTATGAAGGCTTTTGAGCGTTCGCTCGACGCCTTTACCGGCACCGGCGGCACGGGCTATACCGAGCCCGAGCCCATTACCAAGAACATCGGCGACCTGCTCGAGGACCTGCTGCACGAGTGCGAGCAGTTTGTGGGCAAGCCCGCGGCACTCATGACCAAAGACGAGCGCATTCGTGCCATTGGCTACCTCGACCGTCGCGGCGCCTTCCTCATTTCCAAGTCGAGCGAGCGCGCCTGCGAGTTCTTTGGCATCTCCAAGTACAGCTTCTATAGCTACCTCAATGAGGCCAAGGCTGCTGCCGGCGACAAGTAG